AAAGGATGaggcatgtgcatgtgcatgcttcTTTACTGGCAGCACATAAATGTCATCTTATCATGTAGAATAAACAGTTTCGGCTAAGAGGCACTAAAGCCTAGTCTCAGATTCATCTCCTCTAACTGAACAGACTGCCTACATATCTAAACTTCAGCTAATAGagcattttacaattttcagtttttctaatTATCTGACTGACTGATAGTCACctcttacattattttcatcagtgtttatatatatagatacataaTGATAAAGCATGTCTAACGTCTTTTTTTGAGTAGCTTATACTGCACTTGATTCAGCAGTGACACAGCaagttgaaaatgttgtttCTGAATATCCGTTTCTACAAATTCTTATATTTTGGAAGGTGTTAACAATCATGATAAATCTCCTTAGAGCTTGCAAAAGGATATAAGTCGTCAAGTAAAATTACCAGCGAGGCTGTTACATGCCTAACCTGCTCACTGCCATTCAGCAAAGGTCACAGTGGAAAACCCCATCCAGTTTCCCCAGTTAACAGCTAGTTCAAGGGACTGGACTATACAGAATCTTGAAATGCATCCAGTCTCAGAATGTCgtgtcagtttgtttttctttcttttacttaagTTTCAATGAAAATCttcatcgttattattattagtagtagtattatctactttaatttttcatcattttctgcaGTTATCTTGGTGATGGCCGCTTCCATTTGGAATCCATCATGATCCATAATCCTAGTGTCCCAGCCTACAAGTAAGCTGGCTTTTGATAAAGATTTCACAAGAGACTTTTTTGTCTCAAAAGATTATTACTCAGTGTCTTAAGTAGTCTGGAAAATTGTCACAAGTTGTCCACATTCTTAGGAATTGTAACTGTTTCCTCTTTCCAACGCCTATGTACAAGATATTCTAGTCACCAGTCTAATGTGATGATTCAGGCTGGTAAACACAAAACTGATTTTGCTCTGGGAATTATAACAATGTACAGCACTAAAAGAAGTCAACTTTTccagtaaaaataacaaataaagcaatttcAAGGATATCAGGAGTAAATGGACCATATGTGAATACCTTGAGATAAGTACTTTTCTGTACTTAACAGGTATGACCCATACAACAAGGAATTTACAAGAGAATACTATGACTTTGATCGCATGAAAGCAAACAGACAGGCAGCCATTGCAGTAGCGTCCCAGGCCAAGAGGATAGGCCTGGTGCTTGGAACCCTTGGGAGACAGGGTTCTCCACAGGTTCTGGAGGTGATTGATTTTATCAAAACACATTAACGAAACACTAGTCTGAGATGAAGTCTTACAATTAAATCTTTGTGGTTATTGATTGAAATATCACTATGATTCTTCTGACTTGTGTAttgaaaaagaatgtttcttcTTTAGATCACTCAGAAAgaattcataaataaaacatgcctattctttaattttgttgttggcTATTGAACTATATTAATAAAAAGTTATGTAAAGATATGAAGGTTATGCAATAAACATGTTAGTATGGGTAtgcccttgtgtgtgtgtatatatatatatgaggtaTATTTTGGTATATACAGACTATGAAAGAACAGATTATTGCTAGTGGCAAAGAGTGCGTAACAGTACTGCTGTCTGAAGTGTTTCcagacaaaatgaaacttttcCAAGATGTTGATGTGTAAGTtgagtttttattgttttgtcttttgacCAAGGAACTGCATGAGGaacaacattttgtgtgtgcCAATTTGTTTATCAGTGAAGCCTCATTTCCATATTTTATGTTctgcttaaaaatataaaaagttagaTAAAGCCAATTGCTGAGACAGGTTCCAGGAAAATCTGTATCTTTTGAAATGTGTAATAAACTGATGTGAGCATGGagttgcaaaataataaaatttgtgcAGAATCACACATCCTGTTGAGGCATTAATGTAGCTGTAAATGATTTTGCAAAGTAAGAAAGTGGTTGCATATACAGGTGCCTGAGTCACttgtatacacatgcatgaaGACATGAAGTAAAAATCTTATCACTTATCTTTTGCCTTAAATGCAAATTATCCTTTAAATCTTAATTCATTTTCTCCTGTGTCAGTTGGGTACAGATCGCATGTCCACGCCTGTCAATTGACTGGGGTACAGCATTTGAGAAGCCATTACTGACACCATATGAGGTGAGTTTTTTCCTAAAAATTCAAGACAGTAGGTTTTTACCAGAATTTGGTCTATGATAACTAGATGTATTCCATGccaagtttgttttattttttcctataaaaaaagtgaacattGCAGAGATTTCAAAACATGGCTctgaatgtttactttttcGCTGTTAGATGTGGAATATATTACagatttctaacttttaaattattttgcgtataatttttcttgttcttgttaacAGAGAGCATATGATCTTATAACCAAGCTGTTTAGTGCATAATTTTGGTTGCTGTTGTGCTCAAAAGATGCATGAAAACCAGGCCCAGTgtgttaacatttgttttttgtctatAAAATATGAGATCCTATTTTTCAGCTTGCAGTTGCACTGAAGAATGCAGAGTGGTATGAGACATATCCAATGGATTATTATGCGTATGACAGCCTCGGACCATGGACTGTTAATAATGTTAAGCATCAGTCAAATAGTCGACAGCGCAGACCTCACAGAAAAATTTCTTCAACTGCAGATAAAAGTTCAGCTTTAACAGTACAAGCTGGAAATAGTTCTGCAGGAATGGTAGGGcttgattaaatttttaaaagaaaagatgcaaaaaagGAGTTGAATAAAAGGGCCCTTGATGAGCAAggacttttttgtttaaaattcttacattttcatattttaagatCATGGGTTTGATAGTAGAGATTGAAGTACCTAAGAGGTACTAGAAATTGGTATATATTAAATCtttctcatattttctttgAGAAGAGGGAGAATAATAAAAAGGGAATATCTCATTTTCCTACTTTGCATAATGACACATAATTAGGGGGTCTAACAAATGTTTAGCATAGAAGAAGCatactgaattttaaaacaatttttctcttttgcattTGCTAAAAAAGTTAGCTTTTATGACAGATTGACGGTGTTCTCATTTTACTGACTCAGCAAAATAATTGGACTTGTTTATGATCAAAGTTTGAGCATAAACCTGCCTTTGCTAATTTTGTCCAGGAAGGCAAAGATGATGCAGCATCAGATATTAAAGGTATCCAGAGAACAACAAACTGTGGAGACAGTTGCGATTGTGACACTTAagtctgtgtatatttgtgtgtgtgtgtaagagagagactATTGAAGTGCATGTGCATCAATGGGTACATAAACCGTACATtcatgtgtgcttgcatgtttgtATATCTGCATATGTATTTGAGAATGCATGCTAGATTTATACCTTTGAATGTTGCAAAtacaaaatgagaaataaaggtTTATAAATCTATAATGCATTTTTCTCATTATCATGAAGggttgtagttttttttttgtgcttttcaaTATCTTTAGTCATAAACATTTTAGGGGGATAAAACACAGAGGGCTTAAGCTAGGGTGCCATGCTATATAagctcattattatttttgaattttgtgaAATGGAATGTTTGCGTCATTAGACCAGCACATTATTTTCTGACTGCACAGGAACTCGAAAATACCTTAAATTCTGGTGtttagacatctttacagtttaatataaagttttttaatCCAGTATAATGCTACCGTGCAAACATACCCGAGTTAAAGAGCACAGTTTTCAGGTATTAAGAATGTTATGCATGAAATCGACCTATTAATTTTTTGCGACTCCTTATTTCATAAATGCAGTTTGTGCGTGACACAAATTACACAAACTATGTAATCAGATCCAGCCACCTAACATTTGGAGGAGTTAACTCGGGCCAGGGTTAGATGTGTACCTAAATCCTAATCATTtatcttgatgatgatgatgatgtcgatttgtaatgcgcaggtatccattccgaagaatgctcattgcgcagaaaaaagaacaaatgaagaacaaaaaagttaacaaatatataaaacaccaggaaaagtaaaaaaatggacagaagtgtttcttggtagtttaagactggcttgaaagaaacagatgggttttcagtttcttgcggaacgtggttggtgaggtgatggtggagagtgacgatggcagagcattccacagcttaggtgccgcatttttgaaggccctggctccagtgcgcttcttgttggtgtcttccactgcagggagacagaagcgtgactgggagcctgagcgcaggctacgtgacggctggtacggaggACCTATTTCCTGCAAATCTTCCGGGTTCACCATGATTCGTAATAAGGAGGGATTATTTATTTAGGTTTATGATTAACTTTGACCTAAAATTCTTCAAGTGTCGGGTGCTTGACTGTATAGTCTATGTGATATACTATGTTTCTAACTGGGTGTCGCCTAGTTCCCGTAGCTGCTGTCTGCTGTTCCATTTCTATAACGTCTGTTGGCATGGGAGATGACTCTTCCTAAGCAGGGAGAATACATAGAATATTTTTTCCAATTGTGTCAGTCCTGATAAGATCAAAGTGACGTGACGTTATAAAGAAAATAGCTCTTACTTAAATTAAGtaccttttaaaaaagattGGCTTTGTTTTCCGTTAAATTGAGTAACGACAGAGACACTCCTAGGACAAGATCTCCCAAAATGGCTGACCACGAGAGAAGCTGCAATAAGCTTGACGAATTCGAGGTGGTGAAACACAGGAAACGAAGAGAAAGACGAAAGATTAGGCCGGATTTGTTGCTTGAGCAGTTGACAATCATGGACAGTGACGAAGTTGTTGATATCGATCGCATTAAAAGGAGGATCCGTCATTGCAGGTAGATCCTGTGATACGCAAATACCGGCCTCAGTACAATTATACACACTTTACAGCTGTTCCGTTAAAAAATGCAATCACTCGGGAAAACTTAGATGCTCATAACATCATGACAAACATACGAGTGTATTTAGTTAGTCCTATTCATCACATGCAGTTCATTGTAAGTttcagaaattatatttttgagaACATCTGAACGAACAACTAGCTCCCGTCTCCAATCCCTTGTTAAGTAGTGAAAAGTTTAAGTGAAAATTGATcactgattttttcttttcgtgtttctttttaaagagagGATTTGATAGCATCAGACTTTTTCAAGAGAATTGTAGGTGAGTTGGAAAATAGTATCTTTCTCAatcaaaattttgtattttaagctGTACGTGTGTTTGGGGAAACTAGTCTTGAACAGCAGAACATTACTTATGTCAGTGCATTAAATGAAAACAGCGTAAAATTTCAATGTTTAGGGCATATTATTTTTGATTGTGGTGAAATGATACAAATTGGATGAAATGAACATGAATTAGAAGGCCATGCAGAAATGTGTGTTCATAAACTTCATGTTATTTTCCTGTAATATTTAGTACATCTCATGGCAGATACTTTGGAGAAGGCATTGAGATGTCAACCAAGGTTTCCAGTCCCTGATACTAGTAGTAGCATTGGGCAAAAAAAAGGCTTGTCAGCAGATGTTCCCAGAGACTTGGATATGCTTGTGTATGGTCTTGGAAACTTTGCAACATGCCACATTGCTTCCTACCAGCTAGCTTTGATGCTGGCTCTTAGGGATCAAAGAATAGTAAGCACAGAATCATTTTCTCTATTTCCTGTTGCTACACAGATATGAAAATTTCATTCCTTTATTAACTTGGCTGTAGAAATAAAGTTACATATAGACTTTGActatctttgttttctgttatttgtaaTAGGTATCTTGTGACAGGTGTGATGTGTATGACCCACGATTCACATGGTGGGAAAAGCAAATTCTGACAGATGAAGGCTGTTCAGTTATACCACATAATGAAGTTAGTACTTATTCTTTTCCCAACAGTGATATTGATTATAAATCTTTGTGTGCCCTTGCACAGTTCAATCTGTCTGTCTTTCCTCAAACTGAAGATGATCAAGAGACAAAGTGGAAAATGACAAATTGTTCTCTCTGTGCATGTTGGTGACGGAGAGTTCTAATTTTACAAGTTTTGATAAAATACATACCGTCTAGTTGCATTTAGACAAAGTATTATTTTTGCCCTGTTTATTCATCAGCATATTAAATCTCGCCCTAATTATATTATTTGGCTTGAGCAAAAATTGTTGCATTAAAACACCATTGTCATAACAGTTGGAAATTTGAGCACTTATGcatcatttttgtgtgtgtgtcattacCTAGCATCATGTTATCAGTCTATGATTCATGCCTCTTTAGAGCAGTGCTTTTTGCTGGTTCTTGGGATCAAATATTGTTTGTGGTATCGAAGGTAAATGACCTGTTTTCCTGTTGTATTTGTTGAAGGAAGGGAAGCGACTTTGTAGTCGACCCACTTTGGTGTTTATGCCTCATTGTGGTAAGGCTCTTTTTAACAATTTTCTGTGGGCCAACTGGAAACTAGATGTCCTAACCAACTTGGTCATCCTCGGAAACAGTTTTTCCAGCATTATTTGCAGGTGAGAATCTctgacagcttttttttttaactgtatttaATCTGTAGTATTTGTACTACTAAAATTTCATTGACTTTCCTGAATGTTTATTACTTGTCTTAGTGAAATCACATTCCTAATCCCCAGACTTGACACTGAagcttttttttactgttaataTGCTGTCAGATTTGTATAGTTCTTTGACATTGTAGATCGTCTGTTGCCATGTACCTTTTCTGACAGTTTGgtatttcaaataaagaattCTACAGCTTGAAATCAGAAACTtatctgaattttgttttcagtttaccTCTGCAAAGATTAAAGAGCTACAACTACATACAGAGAGTATCCTTTTGGATTTGAACAGATAAACATACCTTTGTTTGGTAGGGAGGTAAGGAGTTCAAGGGTTTTTTCCAACCCATAAGTTTGTGTGTTCATCTAGTTCTCATTGTATTACAGGTGGAAGAAATTTAACTCAGTTTTTACATCAGAATTCTTCCTAAAgcttttataaattcttttcaCTCTATATTTAGTATATGGTATAAAAAATGATCAGTACATCTGATCAATTATGTGTGGTAGTCTATGTTGTGGTATGTTCAGCTGTGCATAAGTGGAATTTTAGTGCTATTAATGTTCATTATAGATTTTAAGAGAAAGCAACCTATGGTTTTTCTAATGTTCGGTACAAATGTATGCAGCATCTTGCAAGTTGGCTTTTTGTTGGTCAGTTTTCTTTACTCAGTGTAGACATGAACTGCTTGTATGTGCACAAGCATCTGAAAACACACACTCTGATGTATACGTACAAGCATGGACTtgcaaataaatcaaaaagtTATTGATTCCTTAACTAGTCCCACAGATTCAAGTATTTATGCTGGAAGATCCAGTTACCAACAACTTTGttcacaaagacatttttaatgacatgaGCATTCACTGGTTTCCTTTCTCAAAACTACAGCAAGCTTCACTCAAGACATGGCAGGATACCCCTGAGCCAGTATATGATTGTGAAGAGTTGGAAATAATTCTTGCCTCTTGAAATGTAGAACATGTACACTCCTTTCTCATaaagctgattttttaaatgttattcaGATTGTTGTTCTGTTGCATGGTTTACTGTGAAATTTTCTGTATGTGCAGTGCATCAGACAAATCTCACTGGTGCTCCTTATCTGGTCTCTCAATGCCTAAAATGTCTAAACCTGTCACTTCACACAGCGACCACTTTTGAGGCTTAGGGCTGACTTGTAGACATAGACCCACCCTTTCACAGAAGCACACTAATTTAacaagagcatttttttttaatgagaacttCATTACATAAAATCTGTAGTGCATGCCATCTCTGGGCCAAGGATTTGCTAAACGGAAACAACCATCAATCATACAAAAGAGTGCACTGGAGCCCAGCAGCAACAGGCTTGAATTATCTATCTGCATAATCAAAGAGCTTTTGCATGCTACGGGAAAATCAAAGATGTGCATAAAAGCTCATCTCTGAGTGGGACCTCTTGTATCTGGCTTTGACAATTCTGGAATATGTAATAGCAGGTAATTCAAAATGACACCTTTTGCAAATGCCATGAAACATGACATTATCTGGCATTATATAATGTACATGCAAAACTTATCAAAATCAAGGTCTTGAGAGTGAAAAATTGTATACCATCATCTCAGCAATACTTTTTGCTCCAGCCCAGTTTAGCAGCTTACAAAATTTACAGGTGCTCTTTAAATCAACTTTTTGCAGGTAAActacacacaataaacactaGCATTATTAGATGGCTGACCTGCagctacgaaaaaaaaaacaaagcctgTGGTGTTTGATATTGTTTGTATTTGCTAATGTCTcgcagaaaatgaaatattagcTCATTCAATACGTTTGAAATTGATGTGATTGAGCTATACCTGTGAAGAGATTCAAATCTGCAGGTGCAAACTGTAAAGGAGCTTTAATTCTTGCTTCACTACGACTGTTGACCATTCCATATACAGAATCACCAGCATTTCACTGGCGAGATTTTGTAGCCACTGGTGAGGATTCCTAATTCGCGTGATATAAGGCTGATATTAATGAACCTCTTATCACAGGGTCAAAATTGTTAGGTCAAATTTACAccttaaatttttaatatttcttgcaGTAGCTGCACAAAACATAGCTGGAGTATGATATGAGAAGTGACCATAGAAGATGAAATCTCAATCGCTTTAAAAACCTTATGAAATTACTGAACatccatttttctcttttttttttttttttgtaatttgacaaaagaaaaacctgCATGGTGAGAAACCCTAACGTCTAGCTACTCAAAACAACCAGCATGGGGGGAAAAACAACAATCCTTATCTGGATACAAACCAATATCATACCAAAAACTAAATCTTTGAAATTGTCTTTAAGAGTTtgcacacttttatattttctgttatgCTTTCACAATTCTCAATATCAGCATTTACAAGTGCTGACATAAAAGCACATCATTCATTGGATTCTGATGGCCAAGATATTAACATCAAAAGCACCACAGTGTTTAAGAGGAGGTGGAgcgttcatttttttaagtccACTCCTCGAAATAAGAGAAGGTGCAAGAAGTTTGTacaaagtggcatagtaggatAATGACAATCTGGATTAAAACCATCTTTGAAacttatcttttaaaaaaaaaatacttaagaaGGCTATGCTAACCAAACCATGAGAACTCTGGGGTGATCTTGTGAAAGGATAACTATTTCATtacataatataataaatatcatTGTGCTGCTGAAATGATTTGATTATAATGTAAGCACTGCCAAAGgaaacattttccatttttgatATGCAAGATTTTGGAACTCTGGTCAGTTGTGGTAATGATTCTGTATATTACTGTAgcaatggaaattttttttttaatactgtctATTCTCTAATCTCAAAACATCCAGTCAGCATAATCAAAGCACTCAAATTATTTAAACTCTCACCAGTCCATACACTATCAAATGCACACAAATCCACCGGTGTCAACTGAAAGTTATTTGCAGTATGTACACTTCCATGAGATGCTAAGTTTTGTGCAGAAGAAAACCCTTTTGTAAAAAATCACGAAGAAAAACTGTGTAAACCATTTCAAGCTTGAGTATATAAATCATGTGTGCACACTTGCATAAAttattctaatattttaaagatataaaactATGCACACAGTTTGGAACCAGCTAAAGCAAATCATGCAGCAGTTTCAAAAGATGATGATTAGTTAAAATGTAAAGGGCACTGCCAAACCAAATTTACCCCCCCTTTCACGAACAATCACTAGCTTTCTTGAGCTAATCTGTTGTGCAGTGTAGGTACATTCccatttaaaatgttctttatacCCAAGTGAggttaataaaatttttatgattgtcatgtttgaatgcattttttttttaaaagcagatttTATCCATACTTCATCAATGCTCAAAAACATTCAGACCCTTTTGTTAATGTTCCTAAAGTTATACTGCAGACATGATGTATGTGAAAGGCAGGTCATTTAAATTCCATTGCTAAATACAAACCTTCATATGGCAACTCATACACATACCAACTTTACTATTTTGGGTCTTCCCTTATAATGTTCATCTAAACCTTCCAGAAAAGTactgaaaatttaagaaattatacttttcttttaagCAACTTTCTATGAATGGTAACTCTTTAAAAACACTACCACAGAAGTCTAGCACATCGGTGTCACTAAAGTAAAATTACAAGCATTGCTAACACAAAAATGATATGTTTTATGGACTTTGTGTCAAGTTCTGACAACACAAAAATCACATGAAACTAGTGCTTCCTGCTGAAATGTGTTCTGCATCGACATTGACATGCTATAACTGATCAAATGGTCCAGAAAGCTGCATTACAAACAAGTGCTGTGCCTTTGCGCATCACACTTTTCAAGGTGTAAATCTAGCATATTCCACTGATGACTTATCTCAGGATACTGTTTAAGGATATTTTAAACCATCCTTTTCATTTCCTTCAGCAACAATTTGAATAAAATGTGAACTGGATCACAAAAGATTAATCTTCTACAAGCTGAAAGCTATCACAGAATATGCcacattatcatcatccacTAACAAAACCACTGGTTGAAACAGGCATACTGCCAAGTATAGCATTCAGTGTAAAAAATAGTTCCCATTACTTCCCTTACAAGAACCTTCTATAAAAGGAAATCAGCCACAAAAAGTTTTCCTAACCTGGTTTTTAGCAAAACTGCGAACATTGTACAACCATGAATGTCATGCAAAAACATCTCACAATAACTTAAAACTCACCATAGTCTTTTAACTAGAAACtggatgtaaaatattttataagtgtaacaatggaagaaaatacAGTACGTCTTCTGTGCTCCAACACCTCTTGCAGTCTCctttgcacacatacacatacatttataaataccacgcacacacagagataggTATGTATATGTACACAAAATTTCTGCATGTGAATGTATATTCACACACAACCATGTAATCAGGTTTCATCAAGCAGACTTCTGTGACTTTGTGCATGAtgaaactttcaaaatatttataaaaatggtGAGGGAATCACAAGTAGGAATTATATCCACAAGACTTAGTGAACATTAACGCTGTTGTGATGGTAGCCATCCAAACACTTTTGTTATGCTTTTGTTGATTTATGGTAAAACCATTCTATAAGCATGTAAGCTGGTTGTACAACCTAGGGCATGGGGAAAAATGAACAGTTTGCATTCATTTTAAGCAAACTTTAAATGGGTTGTTACAAACTGCTTTTTATTCCACCTGCACTGTTTGCTGCCACAGATTTAACACCTTTAACATGATTCTCTATTCTTTATGTTGTAAACCAGCTCCTTATTCATGTCAATTCGTTGTTTAGTCTCCTATTTTCCAgccagtttaaaataataagataaaaagtatcaaccaaacattttttttcacaaaagctACAGTAAATGAGATC
This window of the Pomacea canaliculata isolate SZHN2017 linkage group LG4, ASM307304v1, whole genome shotgun sequence genome carries:
- the LOC112561348 gene encoding SRR1-like protein, translated to MADHERSCNKLDEFEVVKHRKRRERRKIRPDLLLEQLTIMDSDEVVDIDRIKRRIRHCREDLIASDFFKRIVDTLEKALRCQPRFPVPDTSSSIGQKKGLSADVPRDLDMLVYGLGNFATCHIASYQLALMLALRDQRIVSCDRCDVYDPRFTWWEKQILTDEGCSVIPHNEEGKRLCSRPTLVFMPHCGKALFNNFLWANWKLDVLTNLVILGNSFSSIICSLPLQRLKSYNYIQRIQVFMLEDPVTNNFVHKDIFNDMSIHWFPFSKLQQASLKTWQDTPEPVYDCEELEIILAS